The Pyrenophora tritici-repentis strain M4 chromosome 10, whole genome shotgun sequence genome contains a region encoding:
- a CDS encoding NHP6B, Chromatin-associated protein containing the HMG domain protein has product MDHQNVPVVAPDANVSKAQVTQAATEQFDAALTTCIEAHSRGEDFVVLEDSLPVLFGDLLVQHFQRTVVEALGTPIDLTVIDSDDKLYTLVMITKIHPPVQTPSSEVATLDDQVVAVGFRKAPRPMNCWIIFRDAKSKELKEQHPELTVQQISTRCSELWHDLTPQEKQPWKDAAQSAKEEHLRQHPDYKYSPRKPGEKKKRQSRKAKEATAAPTTSAAGKLQATSDIATASAVVGTLGLTGFEGFEGFDAAGNAPAGNWFDFFASEHVLEMATQELVTQNFRNNEAMRQARLQEEFGQFDFEELLTMWEEQQGLAFRDGADGNSTLPVFLEDEY; this is encoded by the exons ATGGATCACCAGAACGTCCCCGTAGTCGCACCTGACGCCAATGTCTCTAAGGCGCAAGTCACACAAGCTGCCACCGAGCAGTTTGATGCTGCCCTCACTACGTGCATCGAGGCGCACAGCCGCGGCGAAGACTTTGTGGTCCTCGAGGACAGCCTTCCTGTGCTCTTTGGAGATCTTCTCGTCCAGCACTTCCAGCGCACTGTCGTTGAGGCCTTGGGCACACCTATCGACCTCACTGTCATCGACAGCGACGATAAGCTTTACACCCTCGTCATGATCACCAAGATCCACCCTCCTGTTCAGACCCCGTCTTCTGAAGTCGCAACTCTTGACGATCAAGTTGTTGCTGTCGGGTTTAGGAAAGCTCCACGCCCAATGAACTGCTGGATCATCTTCCGTGACGCCAAGAGCAAGGAGCTCAAGGAACAGCACCCTGAGCTTACCGTCCAGCAGATTT CTACTCGCTGCTCTGAGCTTTGGCACGATCTTACTCCCCAGGAGAAGCAGCCGTGGAAGGATGCTGCCCAGTCCGCAAAGGAGGAGCACCTTCGTCAACACCCCGATTACAAGTATAGCCCTAGGAAGCCGGGtgagaagaagaagcgccAGTCACGCAAGGCCAAGGAAGCTACTGCAGCTCCTACTACTTCAGCGGCCGGCAAGCTTCAAGCTACCTCGGACATCGCAACTGCATCGGCTGTTGTTGGCACACTTGGACTTACAGGTTTCGAGGGTTTCGAGGGTTTCGACGCCGCTGGAAATGCTCCTGCCGGAAACTGGTTTGACTTCTTTGCTTCGGAGCATGTCTTGGAAATGGCCACTCAAGAGTTGGTAACCCAGAACTTCCGCAACAACGAGGCTATGCGCCAAGCTCGACTCCAGGAAGAGTTCGGCCAGTTCGACTTTGAAGAGCTGCTTACGATGTGGGAAGAACAACAAGGTCTCGCTTTCCGCGATGGTGCAGATGGCAATTCTACTTTGCCTGTGTTCCTCGAGGACGAGTACTAG
- a CDS encoding cytochrome c oxidase subunit VIa, whose translation MFVARNFARSAPRQAFARAPARAGRRTYSSESPKQFAGAEDNEFNRERAYIAQHAAESGELWRKLSLYVAVPCIIVASVNAKIRWDAHWEHVAHEEHENPRSERPEYPYQNLRTKNYFWGDGDKTLFWNDKVNYHKKDE comes from the exons ATGTTCGTCGCACGAAACTTTGCCCGCTCGGCGCCTCGCCAGGCCTTTGCCCGCGCTCCTGCTCGCGCCGGCCGCCGCACCTACAGCTCCGAGAGCCCCAAGCAGTTTGCCGGAGCCGAAGACAACGAATTCAACCGCGAGCGTGCCTACATTGCACAGCACGCTGCTGAGTCTGGAGAGCTCTGGCGCAAGCTGTCGCTATA CGTCGCCGTACCCTGCATCATCGTTGCCAGTGTCAACGCAAAGATTAGGTGGGACGCCCATTGGGAGCACGTCGCCCACGAGGAGCACGAGAACCCGCGCTCAGAGAGGCCTGAGTACCCCTACCAGAACCTCCGCACCAAGAACTACTTCTGGGGAGACGGTGACAAG ACCCTCTTCTGGAACGACAAGGTCAACTACCACAAGAAGGACGAGTAA
- a CDS encoding anaphase-promoting complex protein, translated as MATPRFLTAQKISLLVLTRLYCSSSLPSSATIPILSFILSNSIPSARSSARPQRSTSSNQQDTAFSIDAFEHVLQEHASSMPGRTLLDHFLKQMWEMNSFDSLHALFDGILDLIAPAPPTAHDEEASDRIYLSKTSPLGAFVRRAHLEFTRLQFDDSMKLWSSFIKYRAPTAQWTKRLAGLASSGVDSVISEMGLHPGDDLYEAAYGHLDEQEEEGAGMGQDDLNRILEFQLDRLQKFGDRVPNEMKSQLRSMVNSSGLVHRQAHLVQFFDAWKAGDYTSAFDDLHRYYDYAIQTREKFHYQYALLHMAIMQADFGCFGEAIAAINETIATARENQDIACLSFSLSWLNHMSRAYPKQMKGAGYISMLGSERDALTFLKAKAKETKSYSLLSASLLNEAKLTLTTGDSVSRAIEHIYQSSHLNIKEDLHSYGSLMLLTASLYNRIGIPHLANVHCELLLDCYSRSPTEERLRAIGRRAFVMSQLGRYDEAISILEAVDPSVHKRLKFHQYLVLCIGIIKLRRAIRRSDWPAATHLLETLKPTSSPSYPPLDPEMSFIQHETYIDYLISTNQFALAYETIASLAQSLKEDNADIYQRVSVLLMQADVWRRVGKPERGFSVALRAASALEGKDNMLVGTLYSHLADSHMGLANPDAASSSHASIMSPSTAKSPRFPAMRSRSANVAKAELYIDRARDCFKRAAYVDGECEQLMKKAMIAKLRGDEKVAEEWAMRHNQVWEEAFGTQRF; from the exons ATGGCTACACCACGCTTTCTTACAGCGCAGAAGATCAGTCTCCTAGTCCTTACCCGATTGTACTGCAGCTCCTCTCTCCCCTCTTCTGCGACGATACCCATTCTCTCCTTCATCTTGTCGAACAGCATACCTTCAGCACGGTCTAGTGCCCGGCCACAGCGCTCGACCAGTTCCAATCAGCAAGACACAGCCTTCTCTATTGATGCGTTCGAACATGTCCTTCAGGAGCATGCATCAAGTATGCCGGGGCGGACTCTCTTGGATCATTTTCTCAAGCAAATGTGGGAGATGAACTCATTTGACTCATTGCACGCTCTATTCGATGGTATTCTGGATCTGATCGCTCCTGCACCGCCAACCGCTCACGATGAAGAAGCGTCGGACCGGATATATCTCTCAAAAACATCGCCTCTTGGCGCCTTTGTTCGGAGGGCCCATCTGGAGTTCACAAGGTTGCAATTTGATGACTCGATGAAGCTCTGGTCATCGTTCATCAAGTACAGGGCCCCGACAGCGCAATGGACAAAGAGATTGGCGGGCCTTGCTTCAAGTGGTGTCGATTCAGTCATTTCCGAGATGGGGCTCCATCCCGGTGACGATTTGTATGAAGCCGCGTATGGCCATCTAGACGAgcaggaggaggagggggCAGGCATGGGTCAGGACGATCTGAATCGAATACTGGAGTTTCAACTTGACCGTTTACAAAAGTTTGGAGACCGCGTTCCAAATGAGATGAAGAGCCAACTCCGAAGCATGGTCAACTCTTCAGGTCTGGTACATCGACAGGCGCATCTCGTACAATTTTTCGATGCGTGGAAAGCCGGTGATTACACATCTGCTTTCGACGACCTGCACCGCTACTACGACTATGCTATACAGACTCGAGAGAAGTTCCATTACCAGTATGCTCTGCTGCATATGGCCATCATGCAAGCGGACTTTGGCTGCTTCGGGGAGGCCATTGCTGCTATCAATGAGACGATTGCGACAGCTAGAGAGAATCAGGATATAGCATGCTTGAGCTTCAGTCTCAGCTGGCTGAATCATATGTCCAGGGCGTATCCGAAGCAGATGAAGGGCGCGGGATATATCAGTATGCTTGGCAGCGAAAGAGATGCATTAACGTTTCTCAAAGCAAAGGCCAAGGAAACGAAGTCGTACAGTTTGCTCAGTGCGAGTCTACTCAATGAAGCAAAGCTTACTCTCACAACG GGCGACTCGGTCTCACGAGCTATCGAACACATCTACCAATCCTCCCATCTCAATATCAAAGAAGATCTTCACAGCTACGGCTCCCTGATGCTGCTAACAGCGTCTCTTTACAACCGAATCGGTATTCCACATCTTGCCAACGTCCATTGCGAGCTACTCCTCGACTGCTACTCGCGCTCACCTACAGAAGAGCGTCTCCGCGCCATCGGTCGCCGAGCATTCGTCATGAGCCAGCTCGGCCGCTACGACGAggccatctccatcctcgagGCCGTCGATCCATCCGTGCACAAGAGGCTCAAGTTCCATCAATACCTTGTTCTCTGCATTGGAATTATCAAGCTCAGGAGAGCGATTCGGAG ATCCGACTGGCCAGCTGCCACACACCTTCTCGAGACACTCAAGCCGACATCATCTCCTTCCTACCCACCCTTGGACCCGGAAATGTCTTTCATCCAACACGAGACGTACATTGACTATCTGATATCCACAAACCAGTTTGCCCTCGCATACGAGACCATCGCTTCTCTCGCCCAATCTCTCAAGGAAGATAACGCCGATATCTACCAGCGCGTCTCTGTCTTGTTGATGCAAGCAGATGTATGGAGAAGAGTGGGGAAACCAGAGAGAGGATTCAGCGTTGCGCTGCGAGCGGCGAGT GCTCTGGAAGGCAAGGATAATATGCTTGTGGGTACACTCTATTCGCATCTCGCGGACTCGCATATGGGTCTTGCAAATCCCGATGCTGCGTCATCTTCACATGCTAGTATCATGTCTCCATCTACAGCCAAATCACCGCGCTTTCCAGCGATGCGCTCCCGGTCAGCCAACGTGGCTAAAGCGGAACTGTACATTGATCGCGCAAGGGACTGTTTCAAGAGAGCGGCCTACGTAGATGGCGAGTGCGAGCAACTGATGAAGAAAGCCATGATAGCGAAATTGAGGGGGGACGAGAAAGTGGCGGAGGAATGGGCAATGAGACATAACCAAGTTTGGGAGGAGGCATTTGGCACGCAGAGGTTTTGA
- a CDS encoding complex I intermediate-associated protein 30, mitochondrial precursor: MRPTSACLGPGFFKRSLDEFKRLSNFALKLEGLSSPRKAFPLIQFNQPEDVELCKRMSDKDIGGFSTVNLDFHPVTQTEPSHVRFRGTISTQLPQNQPHIQRTGYAGWRTLDRGSTIFGKSLWDVSMYGFLAIQFKSDGRKYFINVQTESIVPTDIHQHLLHAKTPGKWETALIKWSEFVRTNHGQVVEPQREMLTQKVRTVGISLIDRIQGPYDLSISKVWATNATSEDELLKSAPVPSLHPRGVDLKKIKRQDSGVGKAS; this comes from the exons ATGCGGCCGACCTCTGCCTGCCTTGGGCCCGGCTTCTTCAAACGGAGTCTAGACGAATTCAAGCGCCTCTCCAACTTCG CACTCAAGCTCGAGGGCTTGTCTTCGCCTAGGAAGGCCTTCCCCCTCATCCAGTTCAACCAGCCCGAAGATGTCGAGCTCTGCAAACGCATGAGCGACAAGGACATTGGTGGCTTCTCCACTGTAAACCTAGATTTCCATCCCGTCACCCAGACCGAGCCTTCACATGTGCGCTTCCGTGGTACCATCTCCACGCAACTGCCCCAGAACCAACCACACATCCAGAGAACCGGCTATGCGGGGTGGAGGACACTTGACCGGGGTTCGACCATATTTGGCAAGTCGCTGTGGGACGTGAGCATGTACGGTTTCCTTGCTATACAGTTCAAGTCGGACGGGCGCAAGTACTTCATCAATGTGCAGACCGAGTCGATTGTTCCTACAGACATCCACCAGCACCTACTGCATGCCAAGACTCCAGGGAAATGGGAGACCGCTCTGATCAAGTGGAGTGAGTTCGTGCGGACAAATCATGGCCAGGTTGTCGAGCCCCAGCGGGAAATGTTGACACAAAAGGTGCGGACGGTAGGAATATCGCTCATCGACCGGATACAGGGGCCGTATGATTTGAGCATTAGCAAGGTGTGGGCGACGAACGCGACAAGCGAGGATGAGCTCCTGAAAAGTGCACCGGTGCCAAGTTTGCATCCCAGGGGAGTTGATCTCAAGAAGATCAAGAGGCAAGATTCTGGAGTTGGAAAGGCGTCCTAG
- a CDS encoding calcium-binding mitochondrial carrier protein Aralar2: MTFQEATRTRGIRDDTAQPLQPLPPSLRELGEVTPPKQPNGAPVAKANPTSGKSWAHFVAGGLGGMASATLTAPLDVLKTRLQSTFYQQHLAAMRTARGLPPIETMSFARSSLLHIRETGEILWQVPKAEGWRALFKGLGPNLVGVVPARAINFFAYGNGKRLISTHFNNGQEAAWVHLCSAATAGIVTGTATNPIWLVKTRLQLDKNTHSDGRGRQYKNAFDCTMQTIRKEGVRGLYRGLTASYLGVTESTLQWMLYEQMKLGLSRREARVEASGRPPTVWDQTVAWTGKLTAAGSAKFVAALITYPHEVIRTRLRQAPMEDGRQKYTGLVQCFRLVWKEEGMAALYGGLVPHMFRVVPSAAIMFGTYEGVLKFLGESSNM, encoded by the exons ATGACATTCCAGGAAGCCACCAGAACTCGAGGTATTCGAGACGATACCGCCCAGCCTTTGCAACCACTTCCGCCCTCTTTGCGCGAGTTGGGAGAAGTCACCCCGCCAAAGCAGCCAAATGGGGCGCCGGTAGCAAAAGCAAACCCCACGTCTGGGAAGTCATGGGCGCACTTTGTCGCTGGAGG TCTTGGAGGCATGGCCTCTGCGACATTGACGGCGCCACTCGATGTTCTCAAGACCCGTCTTCAGTCGACATTCTACCAACAACACCTTGCCGCCATGCGTACTGCCCGAGGCTTACCCCCCATTGAGACCATGTCCTTCGCTCGCAGCTCGCTACTACACATCCGGGAAACAGGAGAAATATTATGGCAAGTTCCAAAGGCCGAGGGATGGCGTGCGCTGTTTAAAGGCTTGGGCCCAAATCTCGTCGGCGTAGTCCCCGCACGCGCAATCAACTTTTTCGCTTACGGCAATGGCAAGAGACTGATTAGCACCCACTTTAACAACGGACAAGAAGCAGCCTGGGTTCATCTCTGTAGTGCCGCAACTGCTGGAATCGTGACTGGAACCGCAACAAATCCCATCTGGCTGGTCAAAACGAGATTACAACTGGACAAAAACACACACTCAGACGGTCGTGGCCGACAGTACAAGAATGCGTTCGACTGTACAATGCAAACCATACGCAAAGAGGGTGTTCGTGGACTATATCGTGGACTGACGGCCAGCTATCTAGGTGTGACGGAGAGCACGCTGCAATGGATGCTCTACGAACAGATGAAGCTCGGATTATCACGACGAGAAGCGCGCGTAGAGGCCAGTGGACGACCGCCGACAGTATGGGATCAAACGGTTGCATGGACAGGCAAGCTGACTGCCGCTGGATCGGCAAAGTTTGTCGCTGCACTAATCACATATCCCCACGAAGTCATCCGTACACGATTAAGGCAAGCACCTATGGAGGATGGCCGACAGAAGTACACAGGTCTTGTCCAATGCTTCCGACTGGTATggaaagaagaaggcatGGCAGCGCTTTACGGTGGTCTAGTCCCTCACATGTTCCGTGTGGTACCCAGTGCCGCCATCATGTTTGGTACATACGAGGGTGTACTGAAGTTTCTTGGGGAGAGCAGCAACATGTGA
- a CDS encoding Tim44 domain containing protein — MSTQLPFRSMRIPALQRQCLYLRHRSPSRPLNLSLRQPTISTARAFSSTPSRPAKHKAGRQQLGIDRAQTRAAARSTIGPAPAVGMAEAQSDVDSMQQDIGLLQNTMIRAPFRELWKHGLWTWPVYFWKLVKSKGTGLYSRFLYRTCVQKKGWDYYTPIDYWEWKQFKYIAKRHYEHVYNSFAAGNVRKLKDTCLPPFLRKIQSQIAVRGGLRVNWKIHGNIAARIVSHRASPLGESHPDTAYRQLVVRLKSKQSITRTKSGRKAASSSSTGPRRPSEGLPWMPDAAREQMQRERKAKAEGHVDGVELPQENDVFFDTEVPTTVVEYLVLQKRVIRGVEEDWKVWGFTRETTPELLKQDEEYFRKMLDYQTG; from the exons ATGTCGACACAACTCCCATTCCGGAGCATGCGCATACCAGCGCTGCAGCGACAATGCCTCTATCTCCGCCACCGGAGCCCAAGCCGGCCGCTCAACCTCTCCCTCCGCCAACCCACGATATCAACCGCCCGTGCCTTTTCCAGCACCCCCTCGCGCCCCGCAAAGCACAAAGCTGGGCGCCAGCAACTCGGCATAGATAGAGCGCAGACGAGGGCGGCGGCCAGGTCTACCATTGGCCCCGCGCCAGCTGTGGGCATGGCAGAAGCGCAAAGCGATGTGGATAGCATGCAACAAGATATCGGGTTACTACAGAATACCATGATCAGGGCACCGTTCAGGGAGCTCTGGAAGCATGGCTTGTGGACGTGGCCGGTTTACTTTTGGAAATTGGTCAAGAGCAAAGGGACAGGGCTGTATTC GCGATTCCTCTACCGCACCTGCGTCCAAAAGAAAGGCTGGGATTACTATACCCCCATCGACTACTGGGAATGGAAGCAATTCAAGTACATAGCAAAGCGACACTACGAGCACGTCTACAATAGCTTTGCCGC AGGAAACGTCCGAAAACTAAAAGACACATGTCTCCCCCCTTTCCTTCGAAAAATCCAATCACAGATCGCCGTCCGCGGTGGCCTACGCGTGAACTGGAAAATTCACGGCAATATCGCCGCACGCATAGTTTCGCACCGCGCCTCGCCTCTCGGTGAATCACACCCGGATACCGCATACAGACAGCTAGTTGTTCGCCTCAAGTCCAAGCAGTCTATTACTAGAACCAAATCGGGTCGTAAAGCCGCCTCCTCGTCGTCGACCGGCCCACGTCGCCCCAGTGAGGGTCTACCATGGATGCCAGATGCCGCGCGCGAACAGATGCAGCGCGAGCGCAAGGCAAAAGCTGAAGGTCATGTTGATGGTGTGGAGCTGCCACAAGAGAACGACGTGTTTTTTGACACCGAGGTGCCGACGACGGTCGTGGAGTACTTGGTGTTGCAGAAGCGCGTTATTCGGGGTGTGGAGGAGGATTGGAAGGTTTGGGGGTTTACGCGGGAAACGACGCCCGAGCTGTTAAAGCAGGATGAGGAGTATTTCCGGAAGATGTTGGATTATCAGACGGGGTAG
- a CDS encoding SUI1, Translation initiation factor 1 (eIF-1-SUI1), with protein sequence MSIENLKTFDPFAEADEDTGQVKQTQQDYIHIRIQQRNGRKTLTTVQGLPKKFDQKKILKVIKKKFACNGTIVTDAEMGEVVQLQGDQRKDVQDFLTDKKEGLGLDAKTIKVHGF encoded by the exons ATGTCCATCGAGAACCTCAAGACCTTCG ACCCGTTCGCGGAAGCGGATGAAGACACCGGCCAGGTCAAGCAGACTCAGCAGGACTACATTCATATTCGTATCCAAC AGCGCAATGGCCGCAAGACCTTGACGACGGTCCAGGGTCTCCCTAAGAAGTTTGACCAGAAGAAGATTCTCAAAGTAATCAAGAAAAAGTTTGCATGCAATGGCACTATCGTGACGGATGCGGAAATGGGCGAAGTCGTCCAGCTGCAGGGCGATCAGCGCAAGGATGTCCAGGACTTTTTGACCGACAAAAAGGAGGGTTTGGGTCTTGATGCCAAAACTATCAAG GTCCACGGTTTCTAG